One part of the Paraglaciecola sp. L3A3 genome encodes these proteins:
- the yrfG gene encoding GMP/IMP nucleotidase has protein sequence MSKLSWNKIDTVLLDMDGTLLDLHFDNHFWLQHVPIKLAQQKNISVAAAKDHMLKEYEKVMGTIDWYCLDFWADKLKMDIMQAKREVEHLISMREDTLPFLDALRESGREVILVTNAHPDSLSLKVEHTQLDQHIDLLISTHEFGVTKESQLLWQKLQQKVGFNSAHTLFVDDSLGILKAAEDYGIKHLLAVSNPDSKQPSREINDFPSIQDYRYLIDDILAQPFQA, from the coding sequence TTGTCAAAGCTTTCTTGGAATAAAATAGATACAGTTTTATTAGATATGGACGGTACTTTATTAGATCTACATTTTGATAATCACTTTTGGTTGCAACATGTACCTATAAAATTAGCACAACAAAAAAACATTTCTGTTGCAGCGGCCAAAGATCATATGCTCAAAGAATACGAAAAAGTGATGGGGACTATAGATTGGTATTGTTTGGATTTTTGGGCAGACAAACTCAAGATGGATATTATGCAAGCGAAAAGAGAGGTGGAACATTTAATTAGCATGCGTGAAGATACTTTGCCTTTTTTAGACGCATTAAGAGAGTCTGGACGTGAAGTGATTTTAGTGACCAATGCGCATCCTGACAGTTTGTCTTTAAAAGTGGAGCATACTCAGTTAGACCAACATATAGATTTGCTGATTTCTACCCATGAATTTGGGGTGACCAAAGAATCTCAATTGTTGTGGCAAAAATTACAACAAAAAGTAGGGTTTAATTCAGCCCACACACTATTTGTGGATGACAGTTTAGGTATTTTAAAAGCGGCTGAAGATTATGGCATAAAACATTTGTTGGCTGTGAGTAATCCTGATAGCAAACAGCCAAGCAGGGAAATTAACGATTTCCCATCGATTCAAGATTATCGGTATTTAATTGACGATATTCTGGCCCAGCCATTTCAGGCGTGA
- the gspK gene encoding type II secretion system minor pseudopilin GspK yields MNRPQKKQTGVALIIVLLIVAIVSVLATEMGTRLQLQIKRASNIKENNQAYWYAMGAEQFAQKSLLELYKTNSDVIHSEQPWNQEFTFPIEGGGIQAQLIDLQSCFNLNALGGVTTKSTGSPTPPASPAPASPSGVVVKDELTQRIAAFENLLTIIDADIPSYNIEILKDSLADWLDKDSQARALGAEDNEYESRQFPYMAANNFMVHKSEIRLVNGIEVKWLDKLLDLVCVIPNNPLFKINVNTVSEENASIIAAMTGLSLDQAQSVISSKGKDGFEKVADFLNTTEIKALTLTDEQKAWFDVTTSHFILHTKAKFNNATFAMQTVFEIDSGKNVKVIRREFSGF; encoded by the coding sequence ATGAACCGACCGCAAAAAAAGCAAACAGGTGTTGCGCTGATCATAGTACTCTTAATAGTTGCCATTGTTAGTGTGCTCGCGACCGAAATGGGCACTCGCTTACAATTACAAATAAAACGGGCATCTAACATAAAAGAAAACAATCAAGCTTATTGGTATGCCATGGGCGCAGAACAGTTTGCGCAAAAGTCTCTGCTGGAATTATATAAAACGAATAGCGATGTCATCCATTCAGAACAACCTTGGAATCAAGAGTTTACCTTTCCTATAGAAGGGGGAGGAATTCAAGCACAACTGATTGATTTACAATCATGTTTTAATCTTAATGCGTTAGGAGGGGTCACCACTAAGAGTACTGGCTCCCCAACACCACCAGCAAGTCCAGCGCCCGCTTCACCAAGTGGAGTAGTCGTTAAGGATGAGTTAACTCAGCGTATAGCTGCATTTGAGAATCTTTTGACCATAATCGATGCTGATATCCCCAGTTATAACATTGAAATACTGAAAGACTCCTTAGCCGACTGGTTAGACAAAGATAGCCAAGCAAGAGCATTAGGCGCCGAAGACAATGAATATGAAAGTCGCCAGTTTCCGTATATGGCTGCGAATAATTTTATGGTGCACAAATCAGAAATACGCTTAGTGAATGGTATTGAGGTAAAGTGGTTAGACAAATTATTAGATCTAGTCTGTGTTATACCCAATAATCCATTATTTAAAATCAATGTAAATACCGTTTCTGAAGAAAATGCTAGTATAATCGCCGCTATGACAGGTTTAAGCTTAGACCAGGCCCAGTCAGTTATTTCCAGCAAAGGTAAGGATGGATTTGAAAAAGTAGCTGATTTTTTAAATACCACAGAAATTAAAGCCTTAACATTAACTGATGAACAAAAGGCTTGGTTTGATGTAACCACATCCCATTTTATTCTGCATACTAAGGCTAAATTTAATAATGCCACCTTTGCTATGCAGACTGTATTTGAGATTGATAGTGGCAAGAATGTCAAAGTAATTAGACGAGAATTTAGCGGCTTCTAA
- the gspG gene encoding type II secretion system major pseudopilin GspG, whose translation MKLQFIKSNRANLKGFTLIEVMVVLLIIGIMAGIIAPQILGSQEGAQLKKAAVDIQQLESALEMYKLRNNVFPTTEQTLDALVNAPTIDPVPRNFPDGGFIKRLPQDPWGNDYQLLNPGELGVIDIFSNGPDLEPGTEDDIGNWNLNEYLN comes from the coding sequence ATGAAACTACAATTTATCAAATCAAATCGCGCCAATCTTAAGGGTTTTACCCTAATCGAAGTAATGGTGGTATTACTTATCATAGGCATAATGGCGGGTATTATTGCGCCGCAAATTTTAGGTAGCCAAGAAGGTGCACAACTGAAAAAAGCTGCGGTAGATATTCAGCAGCTAGAAAGTGCCTTAGAAATGTACAAGTTAAGAAACAATGTTTTCCCAACAACTGAACAAACATTAGATGCCTTAGTCAATGCACCTACCATAGATCCTGTACCACGTAACTTTCCAGATGGCGGTTTTATCAAACGTTTACCTCAAGATCCTTGGGGCAATGACTACCAATTATTAAATCCAGGCGAATTAGGGGTAATTGATATCTTCTCTAATGGCCCAGATTTAGAACCTGGTACAGAAGATGACATTGGTAATTGGAACCTAAACGAATACTTAAATTAA
- the gspM gene encoding type II secretion system protein GspM, translating into MDKLKTLYKQLNARERLLVSVSAVLLIIALFYWLVWSPLNTSIERGKNNLTSQQSLLAWVKKNSARAIQLRNSAGTSSQFSGSLPQAVNQAASRMKIQISRMQPQGDELQVWVDQAPFNDVLSWLQSLEKLGINILDIDVAEADAPGLVKIRRLKLGKS; encoded by the coding sequence ATGGACAAGTTAAAAACCCTATATAAACAATTAAACGCACGAGAACGCTTACTCGTTTCTGTTTCAGCTGTGTTGTTAATTATTGCACTTTTTTATTGGTTAGTTTGGTCTCCATTAAATACCTCTATCGAAAGAGGTAAAAACAACCTTACAAGCCAGCAATCACTCTTAGCTTGGGTAAAAAAGAATAGCGCGAGAGCCATTCAATTGCGGAACTCCGCAGGCACATCGAGCCAGTTTTCTGGTTCATTACCCCAAGCTGTCAATCAAGCAGCCAGTAGAATGAAAATTCAAATATCCCGCATGCAGCCTCAGGGTGATGAGTTACAAGTATGGGTTGACCAAGCCCCTTTTAACGATGTGCTTAGCTGGTTACAATCATTAGAAAAACTCGGGATCAATATTTTGGATATTGACGTCGCCGAAGCAGACGCGCCTGGTCTAGTTAAGATCCGTCGCCTAAAATTAGGAAAGTCATGA
- the gspF gene encoding type II secretion system inner membrane protein GspF: MAAYAYQAMEKNGKTKNGVLEGDNPRQIRQQLRELGLIPMQVDQVADKERKSQQSFTLFKATISASDLSLLTRQLATLVESSLPIEEALLAVAEQCEKPRQKNMMMAVRSKVVEGHTLADALGEFPHVFDNLFCAMVAAGEKSGHLDTVLNRLADYTENRQKTRSQITQALVYPMIMMFFACAIVILLLTVVVPKIVGQFEHMGQDLPTITQILIDVSEFLRNYGLFLGAFIVLVLVVIARVLKQPVMKKRYHKFILTLPLIGKVSKGLNTARFARTLSILTSSAVPLLESMNIAGNVLENLHIKAAIKDAAVFVKEGSSLRASLEQTKMFPPMMMHMIASGERSGELQQMLGRAADNQDRQFESLVGVSLKIFEPILIVTMATVVLFIVLAILQPIMALNSMVNL, translated from the coding sequence ATGGCTGCTTATGCATACCAAGCCATGGAGAAAAATGGCAAGACTAAAAATGGCGTATTAGAAGGCGATAATCCTAGACAAATACGCCAGCAACTTCGTGAATTAGGTTTGATCCCCATGCAAGTGGATCAAGTGGCCGACAAAGAACGCAAGTCACAACAAAGTTTCACCTTATTTAAAGCCACTATTTCTGCTTCCGATCTGTCTTTGTTAACTCGGCAGTTGGCTACCTTAGTTGAATCATCGCTACCTATTGAAGAAGCATTACTGGCGGTAGCGGAACAGTGTGAAAAACCTCGTCAGAAAAATATGATGATGGCGGTGCGTAGTAAAGTGGTAGAAGGTCATACATTAGCCGATGCCTTGGGCGAATTCCCTCATGTGTTTGATAACTTATTTTGTGCAATGGTAGCGGCAGGTGAAAAATCGGGGCATTTAGATACAGTATTAAATCGTTTAGCTGACTACACTGAAAACCGCCAAAAAACTCGTAGCCAAATTACTCAAGCCTTGGTTTATCCAATGATTATGATGTTTTTTGCCTGCGCTATTGTCATCTTATTATTAACAGTTGTGGTGCCTAAAATTGTTGGCCAGTTTGAACATATGGGCCAAGACTTACCCACTATCACCCAAATATTAATTGATGTAAGTGAATTTTTACGTAATTACGGTTTGTTTTTAGGCGCTTTCATCGTGCTGGTTTTGGTCGTTATTGCCAGAGTGTTAAAACAACCGGTAATGAAAAAACGTTATCACAAATTCATATTGACCCTGCCACTTATTGGCAAGGTATCTAAAGGCTTAAATACCGCTCGTTTTGCTCGTACTTTGAGTATTTTGACCTCAAGTGCCGTGCCCTTGTTAGAAAGCATGAACATTGCCGGCAATGTCCTAGAAAACTTGCATATTAAAGCTGCCATCAAAGACGCTGCAGTTTTTGTTAAAGAAGGCTCTAGTTTACGGGCATCTCTAGAACAAACCAAAATGTTCCCACCTATGATGATGCATATGATTGCCTCAGGCGAACGCAGCGGCGAATTACAACAAATGCTCGGCAGGGCAGCAGACAATCAAGACAGACAGTTTGAATCTTTAGTGGGTGTATCCCTAAAAATATTCGAACCTATCTTAATCGTAACTATGGCTACAGTCGTATTATTTATTGTACTGGCTATTTTACAACCAATTATGGCTTTAAACTCTATGGTGAACCTCTAA
- the gspE gene encoding type II secretion system ATPase GspE, with protein MSAAQINIADAEEQALVESGADLDTPIDEAEHKQLAFSFAKRHQVLLDTGESPAILYHTQDTEFQIFAEVRRFLGAEFRLREIELEKFESLLTNAFQRDSSAAKQLMEDIGNESDLFSLAEDLPDTEDLLESEDDAPIIKLINAMLGEAIKEGASDIHIETFETQLLVRFRVDGVLREILKPNRKMASMLVSRIKVMSKMDIAEKRVPQDGRITLRIAGRAVDVRVSTMPSSHGERVVLRLLDKNNVRLNLEDLGMTQTNRGYFSSLVRKPHGIILVTGPTGSGKSTTLYAGLSEINSKDRNILTVEDPIEFDLQGIGQTQVNAKVDMTFARGLRAILRQDPDVVMVGEIRDLETAQISVQASLTGHLVMSTLHTNTAAGAITRLEDMGIEPFLLSSSLLAVLSQRLVRTLCPDCKTSHQPTEQECKVLAINPSDAANNLICSPKGCAACNQTGYRGRTGIHELLVVDEGIRELIHNGHGEQAIERHIRQTTPSIRDDGCSKVLLGYTSLEEVLRVTRED; from the coding sequence ATGTCTGCCGCGCAGATTAATATAGCTGATGCAGAAGAACAGGCTCTAGTAGAGTCTGGTGCAGACTTAGATACACCTATTGATGAAGCAGAACATAAACAATTAGCTTTTAGTTTTGCCAAACGTCATCAGGTTTTATTAGACACGGGCGAATCTCCTGCAATTTTGTATCACACACAAGATACTGAATTTCAAATTTTTGCCGAAGTCAGACGTTTCTTAGGTGCGGAATTTCGTTTACGTGAAATCGAATTAGAAAAATTTGAATCACTATTAACCAATGCTTTCCAACGTGACTCATCAGCAGCCAAACAATTAATGGAAGACATAGGTAACGAAAGTGACCTATTTAGTTTGGCCGAAGATTTACCTGATACCGAAGACTTATTAGAAAGTGAAGATGATGCGCCTATCATCAAACTCATCAACGCCATGTTAGGTGAGGCCATTAAAGAAGGCGCTTCAGACATTCATATTGAAACCTTCGAGACCCAACTTTTGGTACGCTTTCGAGTCGATGGCGTATTGCGAGAAATTCTCAAACCGAATAGAAAAATGGCTTCAATGTTGGTTTCCCGTATTAAGGTTATGTCTAAAATGGACATAGCTGAAAAACGTGTACCGCAAGACGGTCGTATCACTTTACGTATTGCAGGGCGTGCAGTGGATGTGCGGGTCTCAACTATGCCTTCAAGTCATGGTGAACGGGTAGTGTTACGTTTATTAGATAAAAATAACGTGCGTCTTAATCTAGAAGATTTAGGCATGACCCAAACGAACAGAGGTTATTTCTCAAGTTTGGTACGCAAACCACACGGTATCATTTTGGTAACAGGTCCTACGGGGTCTGGTAAATCAACCACCTTGTACGCTGGTTTAAGTGAAATCAATTCAAAAGACAGAAACATTCTAACAGTAGAAGATCCTATTGAATTTGATTTACAAGGTATTGGCCAAACTCAAGTTAATGCTAAAGTTGATATGACTTTTGCCCGTGGTTTACGGGCCATTTTGCGTCAAGATCCTGATGTGGTGATGGTAGGTGAAATTCGAGATCTAGAAACGGCACAAATTAGTGTACAAGCTAGTTTGACCGGTCACTTGGTGATGTCGACCTTGCATACTAATACCGCGGCAGGCGCCATTACCCGATTAGAAGACATGGGCATCGAACCCTTCTTATTATCTTCAAGTTTATTGGCTGTTTTATCGCAACGCTTAGTCAGAACCTTATGCCCTGATTGTAAAACCTCACATCAACCGACCGAACAAGAATGCAAGGTTTTAGCGATTAATCCTAGTGATGCGGCAAATAATCTAATTTGTTCACCTAAAGGTTGTGCGGCATGTAATCAAACAGGTTACCGAGGCAGAACCGGTATTCATGAATTATTAGTGGTAGATGAAGGCATACGTGAATTGATCCACAATGGTCATGGCGAACAAGCAATTGAAAGACATATTCGTCAAACAACACCTAGCATTCGTGACGATGGCTGCAGCAAAGTTTTGTTAGGTTATACCTCACTTGAAGAAGTGTTGCGTGTTACTAGGGAAGACTAA
- the gspH gene encoding type II secretion system minor pseudopilin GspH — translation MSHFRTNTAVQKGFTLIEVMLVLVIMGLAASAVVFNFNGQSNDELLKQQVQRLEVIFNMASDYAVLNQRQLGLRVEQKTNSYYFMLLDENQKWTKFAGDPTFEEHELPELFNLELTLTDLPWETEQNLFSTEVFDEESSFDQDIVQIGEEEEKPLLPPQIFIFSSGEITPFSLSLAFEPEFSNELPVYFRLNGQDSIPLQREGPLDAP, via the coding sequence GTGTCTCACTTTCGTACCAATACAGCTGTACAGAAGGGTTTTACCCTTATTGAGGTAATGTTAGTGCTGGTAATCATGGGATTAGCAGCCAGTGCAGTTGTGTTTAATTTTAATGGCCAGAGTAATGACGAGCTATTAAAACAACAAGTACAAAGGTTAGAAGTGATCTTTAATATGGCATCTGACTATGCCGTATTAAATCAAAGACAATTAGGTTTACGAGTAGAACAAAAAACTAACAGCTATTATTTTATGTTGTTAGATGAAAATCAAAAATGGACCAAATTTGCTGGCGATCCAACCTTTGAAGAACATGAATTACCAGAACTATTTAATCTTGAACTTACTCTCACCGATTTACCTTGGGAAACCGAGCAAAATTTGTTTAGTACTGAAGTGTTTGATGAAGAATCCTCTTTTGATCAAGACATAGTGCAAATTGGTGAAGAGGAAGAAAAACCGCTTTTGCCACCGCAAATATTTATCTTTTCTAGCGGCGAAATTACTCCGTTTTCTCTGTCTCTAGCTTTTGAACCTGAATTTAGTAACGAATTGCCTGTATATTTTCGGCTAAATGGCCAAGACAGCATACCGCTACAAAGAGAAGGCCCATTAGATGCGCCATAA
- a CDS encoding type II secretion system protein N, which produces MKSTLKWGAACLVIYFVFLVVKLPAVQVLPKLQLPPEVQVSGVSGTIWNGKAQRISYLGFPVEDVEWSLSFMSLLIKDINLEVKAGSVRQPEQIAISGQIQFSGNHIQADTLQTYVPADLVMMSLPLPIPLMAEGRFKVELDTLDYDFQTGCQALTGKGQWLNAKVAGVGKTIDLGNFNATLGCENQQVLLNVKEPNSFGLNAQVNIAADMKYKVDGRFKPSADLPKEVHQGAAFFGQPGKDGYYPIKF; this is translated from the coding sequence ATGAAGTCCACTTTAAAATGGGGCGCAGCTTGCCTCGTTATATATTTTGTTTTTTTAGTCGTAAAACTTCCAGCAGTACAGGTATTACCTAAACTTCAGCTTCCTCCTGAGGTACAGGTAAGTGGTGTATCAGGTACAATATGGAATGGTAAAGCTCAGCGCATTAGTTACCTGGGTTTTCCTGTGGAAGATGTCGAGTGGTCCCTGTCTTTTATGTCTTTGTTAATCAAGGATATAAATCTAGAGGTCAAAGCTGGCAGTGTTCGCCAACCTGAACAGATTGCCATTAGCGGTCAAATTCAATTTTCGGGTAATCATATACAGGCTGATACATTGCAAACTTATGTGCCAGCAGACTTGGTCATGATGTCGCTGCCTTTACCCATTCCTTTGATGGCTGAAGGGCGATTTAAAGTTGAGTTAGATACCTTAGATTATGATTTTCAAACAGGTTGTCAGGCGCTTACCGGTAAAGGTCAGTGGTTAAATGCCAAAGTTGCAGGAGTAGGTAAAACCATAGATTTAGGTAACTTTAACGCTACTTTAGGATGTGAAAACCAGCAAGTATTATTGAATGTGAAAGAACCCAATAGTTTTGGTTTAAATGCACAAGTTAATATAGCTGCAGATATGAAATACAAAGTAGATGGCCGCTTTAAACCGAGTGCCGATTTACCTAAAGAAGTACACCAAGGAGCTGCGTTTTTTGGACAACCGGGTAAAGACGGGTATTACCCAATTAAATTTTAA
- the gspI gene encoding type II secretion system minor pseudopilin GspI, whose translation MRHKLNSRQAIKKQFGLTLIEVMVALAIFALTASAIVKASGDHLSSVGQIEQITFATWVANNRLTHLHISSTWPVENNKSGDEEMAGNTWYWQQKVEKTSDKDMVKVEVSVATDKKFENAVTSITAFITKRT comes from the coding sequence ATGCGCCATAAACTTAATTCACGTCAAGCAATCAAAAAACAATTTGGCCTAACCTTAATTGAGGTAATGGTTGCTTTGGCTATTTTTGCATTAACAGCTTCGGCAATAGTAAAGGCCTCAGGCGATCACTTAAGTAGCGTCGGGCAAATAGAACAAATAACCTTTGCCACTTGGGTCGCCAATAATCGTTTAACCCACTTACATATTTCATCAACATGGCCAGTTGAAAATAATAAATCTGGTGATGAAGAAATGGCAGGCAACACTTGGTACTGGCAACAAAAAGTCGAAAAAACCAGTGACAAAGACATGGTGAAAGTTGAAGTCTCTGTAGCCACAGACAAAAAATTTGAAAATGCCGTCACATCAATTACCGCTTTTATAACAAAGCGTACTTAA
- the gspL gene encoding type II secretion system protein GspL: MEQLVVRLGANPNDAIHWIVWSSQQDEIIASGELPDASHLDTLSDRAGGRPISTLVPTSDILLKWVSLPAKAGRKAIAAIPFMLEEEISGDISQQFFALGPKVGLQQAVAIVNKEKLKTWLDIINGAGLACHQMLPDVLALPYDQEAWSILELGEQLLVRQDSWSGLQGEAEWLTQAIQHQARQLAKKSAETLNIKNYSGLDLTEFENITNISAPLEMPMKVLAEGASHSQFNLLQGEFKVKNQSNGNWKKWRLAAALAVIALFTSLIDKTLELNKIESQVASLKTQIDSEYKRAFPNAGAYRNLKTTMQQKMKALEQGGGGSSILVMLSELRPAFAASNVKPQTMRFDSKRAELRLQAVANNFESLDKFKRQAEAQGFVVEQGSINQKDNQVIGTLSIRS; this comes from the coding sequence ATGGAACAGTTAGTAGTGCGCTTGGGGGCCAATCCAAATGACGCCATTCATTGGATTGTATGGTCTAGCCAACAAGACGAAATTATCGCCTCGGGCGAGCTGCCAGATGCTAGTCATTTAGACACCTTAAGTGACAGAGCAGGCGGTCGGCCTATATCCACCTTAGTGCCCACCAGCGACATATTACTTAAATGGGTGAGTTTGCCGGCTAAAGCTGGGCGTAAAGCCATTGCTGCGATTCCATTTATGTTGGAAGAAGAAATCAGTGGTGATATCTCACAACAATTTTTTGCCTTAGGTCCCAAAGTGGGCCTGCAACAAGCTGTGGCTATCGTTAACAAAGAAAAGCTTAAAACTTGGCTTGATATCATTAATGGAGCCGGCCTAGCTTGCCATCAAATGTTACCTGATGTTCTGGCTTTACCTTATGATCAAGAAGCTTGGAGTATACTAGAATTAGGTGAACAATTATTAGTGCGCCAAGATAGCTGGTCTGGCTTACAAGGTGAAGCAGAGTGGCTTACTCAAGCGATTCAACACCAAGCCCGTCAACTGGCAAAAAAATCAGCCGAAACACTGAATATTAAAAATTACTCAGGCTTAGATTTAACTGAATTTGAAAACATAACCAATATCAGCGCTCCTCTTGAAATGCCCATGAAAGTATTAGCAGAAGGCGCCAGTCATTCGCAATTTAACTTGTTACAGGGTGAGTTCAAAGTTAAAAACCAAAGCAATGGCAATTGGAAAAAATGGCGTTTAGCCGCAGCGTTAGCCGTCATCGCTCTTTTCACCAGTTTGATTGATAAAACTCTTGAGTTAAACAAAATTGAAAGCCAGGTTGCTAGCTTAAAAACACAAATAGACAGCGAATATAAACGTGCATTTCCTAATGCTGGTGCTTATCGAAATCTAAAAACCACCATGCAACAGAAAATGAAAGCTTTAGAACAAGGTGGTGGCGGTAGTTCTATTTTGGTTATGCTCAGTGAGTTACGTCCTGCTTTTGCGGCTTCAAACGTGAAACCACAAACCATGCGCTTTGACAGTAAACGGGCAGAATTACGCTTACAAGCAGTCGCTAATAATTTTGAATCCTTAGACAAGTTCAAACGCCAAGCCGAAGCTCAAGGCTTTGTTGTAGAGCAAGGTTCTATTAACCAAAAAGATAATCAAGTAATCGGCACTTTGTCGATTAGGAGTTAA
- the gspJ gene encoding type II secretion system minor pseudopilin GspJ: protein MKNSIRTSRGFTLLEILVAMSIFTLIGLASAGVITSVIESDKLSSQRFEQLEILQRSMLTIERDIMQAMPRSTRIDGELAKTVLIGGEGVFDSDADGIGFVRGGWHNPQLILPRSTLQAVGYRMQDNQLQRVYGNYVDNVIGYEPKVKVLLSDIEDFQISYLTDSKNVDEANLWQEEYSAETLPIAISIIIVSKTFGEIHRDFLLAAGS, encoded by the coding sequence ATGAAAAACTCAATTCGTACTTCTCGCGGCTTTACACTATTAGAAATTCTAGTGGCTATGTCAATTTTCACCCTAATTGGATTAGCCAGTGCCGGCGTAATTACCTCGGTGATTGAAAGTGACAAACTATCTAGCCAAAGATTTGAACAGTTAGAAATATTGCAACGCAGCATGCTAACTATCGAACGAGACATAATGCAAGCTATGCCTCGCAGCACTCGGATAGATGGTGAATTAGCTAAAACAGTATTGATTGGCGGAGAAGGTGTATTCGACAGCGACGCAGATGGTATTGGTTTTGTTCGTGGTGGTTGGCATAACCCGCAACTAATATTACCTCGTAGTACATTACAGGCAGTGGGTTATCGTATGCAAGATAATCAATTACAAAGAGTTTATGGTAATTATGTAGATAATGTCATTGGCTATGAACCTAAAGTAAAAGTGTTATTGTCAGATATTGAAGACTTTCAAATCAGCTATTTAACCGACAGTAAAAATGTCGATGAAGCCAACCTTTGGCAAGAAGAATATTCAGCCGAAACCTTACCCATAGCAATATCAATCATAATCGTTAGCAAAACCTTTGGCGAGATTCATCGGGACTTTTTATTGGCCGCAGGTTCATGA